The following proteins are co-located in the Dromiciops gliroides isolate mDroGli1 chromosome 2, mDroGli1.pri, whole genome shotgun sequence genome:
- the LOC122743592 gene encoding 60S ribosomal protein L34-like has product MVQRLTYRCRLSYNTASDKTRLSQTPGNRIVYLYTKKVGKAPKSACGVCPGRLRGVHAVRPKVLRRLSKTKMHVSRAYGGSMCAKGVCDKIKRAFLIEEKKIVVKVLKAQAQSQKSK; this is encoded by the coding sequence ATGGTTCAGCGTCTGACATATCGCTGTAGGTTGTCCTACAACACAGCTTCCGACAAAACTCGGCTGTCACAAACCCCAGGTAACAGAATTGTTTACCTTTATACTAAGAAAGTTGGAAAAGCACCAAAATCAGCTTGTGGTGTGTGCCCAGGAAGACTTCGAGGTGTTCATGCAGTGAGACCTAAAGTTCTTAGGAGGCTATCAAAGACCAAAATGCATGTGAGCAGGGCTTATGGTGGCTCCATGTGTGCTAAAGGTGTCTGTGACAAGATCAAGCGTGCTTTCCTAATTGAGGAGAAGAAAATTGTTGTGAAGGTGTTGAAGGCACAGGCACAgagtcaaaaaagtaaataa